In uncultured Desulfuromonas sp., the genomic stretch CCGAACCCGTTCGGATGACACATAAATATGAATGAAGAACACTCGTTAACCAGCAGGAGGCTTTACGCATGGCAGGTCATAGTAAGTGGGCAAACATCAAACACCGCAAAGGCGCACAGGACGCTAAGCGCGGAAAAATCTTTACCAAGCTGATCAAGGAAATCACCGTTGCCGCGAAAATCGGCGGGGGCGACTTGGAAGCCAATCCGCGTCTGCGCACCGCTGTTGACAAGGCAAAAGGCGGCAACATGCCGAAAGACACGATTGAGCGCGCCATCAAAAAAGGCACCGGCGATCTTGATGGCGTCAGCTATGAAGAGGGTACCATGGAGGGCTATGGTCCGGGTGGTGTCGCGGTCATGGTCGAAATCATGACCGACAACCGTACCCGCACCGTTGCCGATGTGCGCCACTGCTTTACCAAACATAACGGCAGTCTCGGTGTAGACGGCTCCGTTGCGTTTTTGTTTGACCGCAAAGGGCTGATCGCCATCAGCAATGCAGCCGACTTTGACACCATCTTTGAAATTGCCCTGGAAAACGGTGCTGAAGACGTCAAGGATGAAGGTGAAAGCTATGAAGTGATCACCGAGCCCAGCGAGTTTGGCGCGGTTCGCGATGCGCTGGCCGCGCAAGGCATTGAATTTGAAAGTGCCGAAATCACCATGATCCCGCAAAACACCGTCGAACTGGAAGGCAAAAAAGCCGAGCAGATGCTCAAGCTGATGGATATGCTGGAAGATAATGACGATGTCCAGAATGTCTACACCAATGCCGATATTGACGACGACGTCATTGCAGAATTGTTCGGCTAACAGCCCACATGCGCATTCTCGGTATTGATCCGGGCACCCGGATCACCGGTTACGGGATTATCGACCAGCAGGGCAACCGCTTACGCCATGTCGACAACGGGGCGATCTACACCCAGAGTAGTGATGCGTTGCCCAAGCGTCTGAAAAAAATCCACGACGGGCTGTGTGAAATCATTCTGCAATACCGTCCGGACGCCGTGGCCATTGAACAGGTGTTTGTCGCCAAGAATGCCCTGTCCGCGTTAAAGCTCGGCCAGGCGCGGGGCGCGGCGATCGTCGCCAGCGTGAATGCTGACTTGTCGGTCTCTGAATACAGCGCCTTACAAGTTAAAAGTGCCGTGGTCGGCTACGGCAAGGCGGCCAAGAGCCAGGTCCAGCAGATGGTCAAAGCGCTGATGAACCTGCCGGAAATCGCTCAGGAAGACGCATCGGACGCTTTGGCTGTCGCCATCTGTCACGCCCACAGCGCCCATATCAATGGCCAGGTTCGCCAGGCTCTAAAACCCGCTCCAGCCACCAGAAGAAGGTCACGATGATTGCTCGACTGTGCGGAACGATTGTCAGCAAGACCATTGATCAGGTGATCGTTGACGTCAACGGCGTCGGTTACCAGGTCAGTGTACCGCTTTCCAGCTTTTACCAGCTTGAAGAAAATCAAGCGGCGACCCTGCAGATTTATACCCACGTGCGCGAAGATGCCCTGCAACTTTTTGGTTTTCAGACTCCGGACGAAAAGCAAATGTTTATTCTGCTGTTGTCCATTTCCGGCATTGGCCCCAAGGTGGCCTTAAACATCCTGTCGCACATGGACTGCCACGCACTGCGTGACTGCCTGTATCAGGAAGATGCCAAACGTCTGTCCACGCTGCCGGGCATCGGCAAAAAAACCGCCGAGCGATTGATTCTTGAACTGCGCGAAAAGGTCCGAAAACTTTATCCGCAACAGCCCCAGACCACACAAATAGCGCCCGAAGACGCCCCCCAAGATAATCATCACGATGATGCACTTTCGGCGCTGATCAATCTGGGATATAAGGAAAAACAGGCCTGCGCCGCCCTATCGCGCTTGACTCGCGAATTCAGCAGCATGGAAGAGATGCTCAAAGCAGCTCTGCAACAACTTAGCCAGTAGGAGTGTCGATGACGGACCGCTTGATCAGTGCCGAACTCAGCGATGAAGACAACATCGACAATCCGTTGCGGCCACGCACCCTGAATGAATACATCGGCCAGGAAAAAGCCAAAGAGAACCTCGAAGTGTTCATCCAGGCAGCGCTCAATCGCAACGAAGCTCTGGATCACGTGCTGTTTTACGGCCCCCCCGGACTGGGCAAGACCACCCTGGCCAACATCATCGCCAGTGAAATGGGTGTCAGCATCAAAAGCACCTCCGGCCCGGTCATTGAAAAAGCCGGCGACTTAGCCGCCATCCTTACGAACCTCGAGGAGGGCGACGTGCTGTTCATCGATGAAATCCACCGATTATCTCCGATTGTAGAAGAGATCCTCTACCCAGCCATGGAGGATTACCAGATCGACATCATGATCGGCCAAGGGCCCTCTGCGCGGACCATTAAGCTGGATATTCCCCGCTTTACCCTGGTGGGCGCTACCACCCGTGCCGGGCTGCTTTCCTCGCCGCTGCGCGACCGTTTTGGTGTCATTTGCCGACTACAATTTTACACGCACGAACAACTGGCCATCATCGTCAAACGCAGCGCCTCCATTCTCGGCGTACCCATTGACGAAAAAGGCGCTCTGGAGATCGCCCGCCGCAGCCGGGGCACACCGCGCATTGCCAATCGCCTGCTGCGCCGCGTCCGCGATTTTGCCGAGGTCCAAAATGATGGCAGTATTACCTGTGACATTGCTGACACAGCCCTGACCCGTCTCGAGGTTGACAAAATCGGCTTTGACCACATGGACTGCCTGATGCTACAGACCATCATGGATAAATTTTCCGGCGGACCGGTTGGTCTGGACACGCTTGCGGCGGCAATCGGCGAAGAGAAAGACACGATTGAAGAAGTGATTGAGCCGTATCTGCTCCAACAGGGCTATCTCAATCGGACCCCGCGCGGGCGCATGGTCACCGAACAGGCTTACCGCCACTTTCACCGTCAGCCAAAAGGAAAACAGGCCGACATGTTCCAATCCGAAGGTTTATAACATCGTACTGTGATGGATACCGCAACACATCAGCGCTTTATCCAGCAGCTCTGCCATTGGGCTGCCACCTATATTGCTCAAGGCCGTTCACCGTTTCGCAAAGCGGAAGCGGGCACCCCGCTGAGCACCGCACAGGGCCCCCTCTGTCCGGACATGGTGCTGTGGATCAACCAGGACAGTTTTGTCGCCGGTGGATTTATTCAGATCCCCGACCGTGAAGACGACCTGGATACCCCTTGCGCCTGCGCCGAAAGCCTGGGGGTGAACTACTTTGCCATCTGGGGCAGTAAAACGCTAACGATCCGGCAAGCAGACAACCGCAAGATCATTGAACAGTGGCCGGTTCCACCACTGGATCAGGACAGTCCGAAAACCTACGAGATGCTCCTGGTTCAACTCATGGACGAGTTTCGCACCCTGGCAGTTATCGGTGCCTGCCCGCCGGACAAGCTGTCGTATTGGCACCTGACTAACCTGTGTCTGGGAACAATCAACAAAGCAACGCCCCTGCTCAGTGAACACCTGCGGCGCACACGTAGCGATCAGGTTAAAACCCTTGAGGTTGCCGAACGCCGGGCCGAGAACAAACTGACTCTGGCCATTGCCCGCCTGCTGGTGCTTCAATATCTGAAAAAATTGCCCTACAGTATTGAACCGGAACGTTTAGATCTGGCATTGAAAAAGTTCAGCGCCGCACTGGACATCTCCCACCTCGACCAGCTGTCCGGACACGATGATGAGCCGGATCTGGACGAACAAAGTCAGGTTCTTCTGCACCACCTGCTGCGTCGCCTCGACCAGATTGGCCTGTTTCGCCAGCCGCAGCGAGCGATCTGCTTCATTAATCAGCTGCTCAATTCAACATCGACCAGTCCCCTGTCGCCAGAAACAACTCCCGACAAAGGAGCGCTCTACATGCAATACAGCAGCGTCTCCCAACACGATGCTAAGCTGGTAGAGGTGGATCAACCTCAACGCCTGGCATTCAAGTATTTATTACGCGCACTCAACGACTGGCCCCACCCAGCCCTCTGCCGCGCAGACCTGTTCAGCCTGCCACGCGAGATCGTTGTGCAGCACATCGTGGCCAATCTATTTGACATGGACGTGTCTTCAACACACTACCGCAATGCCTGGCAGGCCCATATTCACGCGGCATGGTCCGGTCACCGCCCCTCATGTCCCCGCAACACACCAACCTGGTGCTATCAAGCACTGTACCTGCTGGGAATTCTTGGTGCCCAGGGAACCATTCATCTCTGTTTACCGGCAAGCGCCCTGTGCCTTCCCTGGCTCGATCATATCTTTGCACTGCTTGAAGGTGAATATACCGTTAAAGAGCTTGCGCTGACGGATGACCAGTTTACACTGCAACTCGAACGAGCCAATACTCCTGACCAGATCGCCCTTCTCTGTGGAGCAACCCACCAACGTGAAATCACCAATCGCGAATTATTTGGTGACGGCGTTACAGCCCTGGCATTACGCCTGCGGGGCAAAGAGAATTTATTACGCCCCATCGAAGCAAAACGCCTCCTGCCAACCAACGAAGAGAGTTACGACAGTGACGGTCTGAAACGGTTCCACAAATCTTGTCTGTGTCACGAGTTGAGCGAAACCCTGCTCGGACCTAACCCGTCCGGGAAATATCTCGACCAACTACCCACCCCCAGCCCAACGGTTCTAAACAGCTTGGCGGCGCTTGATCTTGACACGCTCTCTTCAGGGCAACAAACAGCCCTCATCGATGCCACGTTGCAACAACTTCTCGGCATCGATGCCCCCACGTGTCAGGGCTCTACACCAGAGAGTTCAGCGAATGACGCAACACGCATCGATAAAAAATCCCTCGAAGACAAAATCCATAAGGCTCTGGAGGTGAAAGGCGTTCCGCTATTTCCCGATCACTATCTGTACGACTTTTACCGCCCGGAATTGCGCAGCTATCACACCGACCACCGGCCATGGCAGCTTGTTGGCGAGTTCATGGGCACATTCACTCTGGAAGACAGTGAAGGCAACCGTTGCGACTGCCCCAACGACATCACAGCCTATGCCGTCCTACTGACCAGCCAGAGAGCTGCAACCCCCAACCTGCCAACCGATCCAACCATCTGCCAACAAATTGTCGAACGCTTCCTGACCGACTTGGTCCACATCCACGAGTTGATCTGGGATGAATGCCATGCTGCGCTTCCCACCGCCCCAAAAGCCAACCGCCTAGGCAACAAAATCTGGAAAAACCTCGAGCTCCCTCCGTATAAACTGGTTGACGAGGCGCTGGAACGATTCAACATCTCCCAGCCCTGACCAAACGGCTAAACAGAAAAATTATTTAAAACGCTGTCGCCCGAAACGGAGAAAGGATTGAAAGATCGCCGCGACATGCTACTATACTCAAATCTTTCTATCGTCAGCATTGGAGGAATTCATGATTGAAATCATTGAAAAAACCCTTTTAACCGCGCTTGGCGCAGCGTCAATGTCGCAAAAAAAAGCCGAAGAGCTGGGCCAAGACCTCAAGCAACGCCTCAACCTTTCCGAAGAAGAGGGCAAGGCATTGGTTGATAAACTGAAAAAGAATGCCTGCGACAAACAAGGTGAGTTGGAACAACAGGCCAAGGACGAAGTAAAAAAGGCCTGCGAACGGATCGGCATGGTCTCACGGGAGGAATTTGCCACACTGTGTGAGCGAGTCAGTCAACTTGAGCAACAACAGTCGGCTGATTGAGCTTTATGCTGCCATTGCTGCACCTCAATCGTAACCTGCGTTCGTTAAACCGCTATCGTGAAGTTTTGGCGGTTCTGGTTTCCCACGGCTTCGGCCATGTCCTCGACGAGCTCAATCTCGATTACTACATTGAGTTGGGCAGGCGCCTGGTCAAACGCGATAATCGCAAGCGGGAACTGGAAAAACTTCCGCCTCAGGTGCGTCTGCGCATGGCGCTTGAAGAGCTCGGACCAACCTTTATCAAGCTGGGCCAGATCCTTTCGGCACGCCCAGACATTCTCCCGGCCAGTTACATCACAGAACTCAACAGGCTACAAAATGATGTCCGTCCGGTGGAGCTCTCCGCGATTAAAAGCCAGCTGTACCATGAGCTTGGCGCCCCGGTCACGGAGCTGTTCAGTAAATTTTCGCCTCAACCGGTTGCAGCGGCCTCCATCGCCCAGGTTCATCAGGCGAAATTGGCCGACGGCACCACGGTTGCCGTCAAAGTGCGCCGCCCCGGCATTGAGCGGATCATTGAAACAGACCTCGACATCCTGGACAGTCTCACCTCCCTGTTGGAAAACCACGCCGACCCAGAAGAACTGTTCTCGCCACGTGAAGTGATCCGTGAATTCCGTCGCACCATCTATCGCGAATTGGACTTCACAAAGGAAGGTCACGCACTGGGACGATTCCGCGACAATTTTTGCGACTCTACCACCGTAACGGTGCCCCGTGTCCACTGGGAACTAACCACCGACGCTATCTTGACTATGGAGTATATTGACGGCATCAAAATCTCCAACACAGATCAGCTGCGTGCAGCCGGACACAATTTAAAACAACTCGCCAACAATGGTGCTCAGGCATTTCTCGACCAGGTTCTGGTCTTCGGCCTGTTCCATGCCGACCCCCATCCGGGCAACATCTTTGTTCTTCCCGATTCAACCCTGTGCTTTATCGACTTGGGCATGGTCGGTCATGTTGATGATGATTTACGTCAACAGTTGACCAGCCTGTTGTTGGGGATCTTCAAGCGCGACACCGACCTGCTGGTGTCCGTCATGCTTGCCGAACGGGACCGCTCCAAGGAGATCAATACCACTCGGCTTAAACGAGAACTTTCTGAATTTATCGACGATTATTACAAAGTCCCCTTGGAGCACATCGATTTTTTCAAATTGATCACCGAGTTTATTGATTTGATGCGGCGCCACCACATCAAATTCCCTTCCGATCTGATGTTGTTTTCAAAGGCGATGGTGACTATTGAAGGGATCGGCCGCCAACTCGACCCAGGCTTCAATCTCATTGAGCAGATTAAACCGACAGCGATGGAGCTGATGCAGCACCGCCTCTCGGCAGGCAGTATCGGCAAAGAGACCACCCAGATTTTCCGCTCTTATTTCGATGTCATCAAATCACTTCCTCAGGAACTCAAAGAGCTGCTGCTGCGCTTCAACAGCAACAACTTCAAAATCGACCTGGAGCACCGCGGCCTGGAAAAGCTGATCACCGACCTGGATAAAGCCAGCAATCGCTTGTCATTCAGCTTCATTATCGGTTCGCTGATCATCGGCTCATCTCTGATCATCCAGACAGACAGCGGCCCCCGCTTGTTTGGCTTGCCGGCACTGGGACTGTTCGGCTATGCATTTGCTGCAGCATTAGGGCTATGGCTGGCACTGGGAATCCTCCGGTCAGGCCGCCTGTGACCTGGTGTGTCTTTTAGACCACAGACAATTTACCACACTTGGCGGATTTCACCCTTCATGCGAAGAACTATTTTCCTTAAAAAACAACTACTTAAGAAAAAAGAAGCGAAAGGTACGTTTATTGCATATCTAATCGCCATCTAATAATAACCGAAAGGTGACGAATTCATGATTTATCAATGCACCATCGCCAACCCCATCGACATCAGCGGTGTCGGCTTACATACAGGTTCCCTCATCACCATGAAACTGCGTCCGGCTCCAGCAGGAACCGGCATTATTTTTCACCGCAGCGAAGGGGAGAAAATCCGTTCCATCGAAGCACAGTCCTGCAATGTCGTCGACACCCGCATGGCAACAGTGCTGGGGAAAGGTGAGCTAAGTGTTTCAACGGTTGAGCACTTCATGGCCGCCCTGACGGCATGCCATATCGACAATCTGCATGTCTATATCGATGGTCCCGAAGTTCCCATCATGGATGGCAGTGCGGCACCTTTTATCAAGCGCCTGCAAGAAGCGGGCATCTCCCGCCACAACCGCAGCCGTAAAGTTCTGGCCATCAGAAAACCCATTACAGTGGTCGATGGTGAGAAACGGGTCAGCATCATCCCATCCCGTTTTTTCAAGGTCACGTTCGACCTCTCCTTCGATCATCCGTGCATCCGCCAGCAGCACAAGTCTGTAAACTTGACAGCCGAAACACTGTGTCAAGAAGTTGCCGCAGCACGCACTTTCGGTTTTTACGAAGAAGTGGAATACCTTAAATCGATCGGCCTGGCGCGTGGGGGGTCACTGGACAACGCCATTGTCATTGGCAAAGACGAAATCCTCAATCCTGACGGACTACGCTATTCCGATGAATTTGTCCGCCACAAAATTCTTGATACGATTGGTGATTTCAGCTTGCTGGGTTATTCTCTGCTGGGCCATATCAAATCCTATAAGGCCGGTCACGACATTAACCACAAAATGGTCGAAAAGATTCTCGCTTCACCGGACTGTTGGCGTATGGTTGAATTTTCGGATGCGGACCTGCAGGAAGCACTGCAATTGCCTGTCCCGGCTCTGCAAACGGATCTGGCCTGGGCTGAATCCTAACACATC encodes the following:
- a CDS encoding phasin family protein, giving the protein MIEIIEKTLLTALGAASMSQKKAEELGQDLKQRLNLSEEEGKALVDKLKKNACDKQGELEQQAKDEVKKACERIGMVSREEFATLCERVSQLEQQQSAD
- the ruvC gene encoding crossover junction endodeoxyribonuclease RuvC, encoding MRILGIDPGTRITGYGIIDQQGNRLRHVDNGAIYTQSSDALPKRLKKIHDGLCEIILQYRPDAVAIEQVFVAKNALSALKLGQARGAAIVASVNADLSVSEYSALQVKSAVVGYGKAAKSQVQQMVKALMNLPEIAQEDASDALAVAICHAHSAHINGQVRQALKPAPATRRRSR
- a CDS encoding AarF/ABC1/UbiB kinase family protein gives rise to the protein MLPLLHLNRNLRSLNRYREVLAVLVSHGFGHVLDELNLDYYIELGRRLVKRDNRKRELEKLPPQVRLRMALEELGPTFIKLGQILSARPDILPASYITELNRLQNDVRPVELSAIKSQLYHELGAPVTELFSKFSPQPVAAASIAQVHQAKLADGTTVAVKVRRPGIERIIETDLDILDSLTSLLENHADPEELFSPREVIREFRRTIYRELDFTKEGHALGRFRDNFCDSTTVTVPRVHWELTTDAILTMEYIDGIKISNTDQLRAAGHNLKQLANNGAQAFLDQVLVFGLFHADPHPGNIFVLPDSTLCFIDLGMVGHVDDDLRQQLTSLLLGIFKRDTDLLVSVMLAERDRSKEINTTRLKRELSEFIDDYYKVPLEHIDFFKLITEFIDLMRRHHIKFPSDLMLFSKAMVTIEGIGRQLDPGFNLIEQIKPTAMELMQHRLSAGSIGKETTQIFRSYFDVIKSLPQELKELLLRFNSNNFKIDLEHRGLEKLITDLDKASNRLSFSFIIGSLIIGSSLIIQTDSGPRLFGLPALGLFGYAFAAALGLWLALGILRSGRL
- a CDS encoding YebC/PmpR family DNA-binding transcriptional regulator, with translation MAGHSKWANIKHRKGAQDAKRGKIFTKLIKEITVAAKIGGGDLEANPRLRTAVDKAKGGNMPKDTIERAIKKGTGDLDGVSYEEGTMEGYGPGGVAVMVEIMTDNRTRTVADVRHCFTKHNGSLGVDGSVAFLFDRKGLIAISNAADFDTIFEIALENGAEDVKDEGESYEVITEPSEFGAVRDALAAQGIEFESAEITMIPQNTVELEGKKAEQMLKLMDMLEDNDDVQNVYTNADIDDDVIAELFG
- the ruvB gene encoding Holliday junction branch migration DNA helicase RuvB; the encoded protein is MTDRLISAELSDEDNIDNPLRPRTLNEYIGQEKAKENLEVFIQAALNRNEALDHVLFYGPPGLGKTTLANIIASEMGVSIKSTSGPVIEKAGDLAAILTNLEEGDVLFIDEIHRLSPIVEEILYPAMEDYQIDIMIGQGPSARTIKLDIPRFTLVGATTRAGLLSSPLRDRFGVICRLQFYTHEQLAIIVKRSASILGVPIDEKGALEIARRSRGTPRIANRLLRRVRDFAEVQNDGSITCDIADTALTRLEVDKIGFDHMDCLMLQTIMDKFSGGPVGLDTLAAAIGEEKDTIEEVIEPYLLQQGYLNRTPRGRMVTEQAYRHFHRQPKGKQADMFQSEGL
- the lpxC gene encoding UDP-3-O-acyl-N-acetylglucosamine deacetylase, which gives rise to MIYQCTIANPIDISGVGLHTGSLITMKLRPAPAGTGIIFHRSEGEKIRSIEAQSCNVVDTRMATVLGKGELSVSTVEHFMAALTACHIDNLHVYIDGPEVPIMDGSAAPFIKRLQEAGISRHNRSRKVLAIRKPITVVDGEKRVSIIPSRFFKVTFDLSFDHPCIRQQHKSVNLTAETLCQEVAAARTFGFYEEVEYLKSIGLARGGSLDNAIVIGKDEILNPDGLRYSDEFVRHKILDTIGDFSLLGYSLLGHIKSYKAGHDINHKMVEKILASPDCWRMVEFSDADLQEALQLPVPALQTDLAWAES
- the ruvA gene encoding Holliday junction branch migration protein RuvA, producing MIARLCGTIVSKTIDQVIVDVNGVGYQVSVPLSSFYQLEENQAATLQIYTHVREDALQLFGFQTPDEKQMFILLLSISGIGPKVALNILSHMDCHALRDCLYQEDAKRLSTLPGIGKKTAERLILELREKVRKLYPQQPQTTQIAPEDAPQDNHHDDALSALINLGYKEKQACAALSRLTREFSSMEEMLKAALQQLSQ